TGAACCTGCATGACACACCTGCAGCTGGAGGAGCAACTCCAAGGACGTCTCACAACCTCCTTCGCTACCAAATCTCATTATGAGCAGCGAATGGTTAAGGCTGGTGATTATAGACAGGTGTCGgggcagagcagagagggggaTTTACTTGATAGAGCTCATTTTACTGACACAACAGTGGTGCTGGAAGGTCAAGAAGGTGCTTATCAAAACATCGTTGGAAGCTGGTTCATTCTGTGTCTGTGCTCCTTGATACCGGGGACTTGAAGACTAATATTCATCTGTTTGAAATTGAATAGCaggtgaagtttttttttatatgaaacagTGTTTCTTACTTTCATTTTTAGCCATTGAATTGTGGGCACCATGTTTCAaaggaaataatgaaaacaaatgatgtgTCTGTGGTGTCTTGAGTGTAATAAACGCAATATAAGTTGCTATATTAATGTGATTCCCTGCagggaaacttttttttgcttgcTGTTGTTTACACTGTAGATGAGAGTACATACAGCAATAGATGTTCTTGTCCACTCATGCTTTGAAACGTAAGCCTTTTAGCTTGATTGTGATCTCCCTCCTTCACCTGCTAACAAGCCTCCACAAAATTTGTAGTCTATAATGTTATTTAACTTAAGTAtgatggtgtaaaaaaaaacgttcttTCTGTTTCCTCACATGCAAATCACTCAGTTCATCACCTTCCCTGCCTCCCAAGAGCTGTCAGCGTGACATGTCAGCGTGACATGTCAGCGTGACCTGTCACCTACTGACCACGTACCATTTACAGAATAAAATTGGTTTCTTCTTTGAgggaaaatactgtatatgcatataTTGAGTCAGCTGTAACACTGCACATTCAGAGCGTGTGGAAACTACTTAGAAAGCAAACGGATAAATCTAAAAAGTTAGCTGAAAGTAGCTAAAGGAACTTGATAAATAATAAGCTTGAAGTGATgaataaacagttaaaaaatatagCTAAAAATAACGGATGTGTCAATGAAGATGCTTGAGTTTATCTAAAGGAGCTTTGGGTAGTTTCTAACAAATGAGTTTAGGAACCACTAGTGGAGATCAAAAGTGGGCTATTTTGCTTTTCCCAATAGCAGCATGCATCTTCTATTTGTTACCCATATTGATAAGACCTAAATTGTCAGCACAGTtaaggagacagaaagaggttGCCGGTATTGAGTGCAAAGAAATGGGTAATTAGCTGTCGGCTGACTCAGGCCACTTGCAGCTTTGTGTGTCAGGGTGGTTATGGAAAAACCGATGGAGCACATCTCCCCGGGTGCCATAAAGCTTTGCTTTATGACCAGTTTGTGTAGCCTTGCAGATTAAGTTCAAAGAAAGACGGCCAATCTTTTCTCCATGCATCTTAAATCCTGTTTCTCCTCAGCTGGATGTGTAGATCAATTCTGTGGTCTGCGCTGAGATATCCCTGGTGTCAGCAGCTATAGGGCGGCTACAGGAAGAATGGAGAGGACTGGGTGtctaaaaatacattattaaaggAGCAATTTCACCTCAAATTTAATGGTTCTCACTGAGCAGCATGACCGACACACTCATGTTAGATATTTTCCTCTGGAGTGGCTTTCTTCGTCGGCATAAAGCTCACAGCGGGCTACAATTGCAGCCTCCATAGGAAGATGCAATGGATTTTAAAGGCaagacatttttcatgcaaTGAGTTCCTCCTTAGAAACTACTTCCAGCATTTATCTCAAGAGAGCAGCTCTGCATTGAGATGAATGGGCTGGTGTCTGGAGAGGGCACacttccttttctctgtttagACACAAAGACCAATTTCAAATGGGGGAACTGGCAGAGAACCTGCAACTGTCTTATCTAAATATACTCCACTGCAGACAGCTGGTACCGCTGAATGCTCCTCTTATTATTCTTTTTAGGGTCAAAGTTAACTCAAAATGAAGCACAGTGAGAGCAGCATGTGTTCTGTTACTACAGACACATCAGCCGGATGAAATTTAGCTGAAAGAGAAGCCAAATACAGAGGGATTACAAGATAAAAGACAATTTGCACCCTTCTCTGTTTTCAGCACTAAAACTCAAGCACTTATCTGCTTTCCTCTGTGGattgaagaaatgaaaaaatatgaattctttatatatgaataatttattttaaaaggactAGAAAATACAAACAGTAGAGttacactgacaaaaaaaatgttcaaaaaacatcCATTCATAACATTTGCACTCTTGCATAGCAAAAGCTAATCAgtattaacaacaaaacaaatatgttctCATATTCTCCACATCCTCACTCTGTTGCGATgcagaggatatatatatatatatatatatatatatatatatatatataatttttcagtgttttgctgAACAAGTCGAGAAGTGTTTTCAATCAACACATACAACAGTATAGACTTTATTCTAGATCAATACCTTTTCCAGTGTCACACACGCTTGACATTTGGCACCTTTAATatctttaacaaaaacataaaaagttaattaaattaCTTTAGGCATTATTGAAAAGTAGGataaattacattcatttgATCAGCATCATGACAGAGAGGAATGTCagctgtaataaataaataaacaaattattatttttatctaatTTACCACGTGATTGGTTAAAAGGTCCTGCGTTCCACCAAACTGTGGGACAGGTTTCTGAGTTCAGCTGCAGAGTGAACCTGCTTGTATCCCAGCAGAGCCAGAGTGTCATTGCACAGATTCTGCACAGTCCTCACGATGTCAAAGCCCAGACGAAGCCTCCAGCTCTCTGCTGTCGCTCTGGAGTCTCTGGTGGTGGAGTACCTGTAGTTCCACTCTGACGGGGACGACATGTTACTGTTGGTGTTCTTTGCAATCCACATCTGCACCCTGTCCTCCATCTCCAGCCCCACAAACCTGTAGATCTCAGTGGCCTTGTCCTTCGGATTTAACGCCAGGTCCTCATACCGAACCAGCAGATAGCGTCCCCGCAGCCATGCTGGCCTTTGCAGGCCTGTTTCTGCAGAGGCTGCCATGTCTTTGCAGGTACTGGTGATCTGCGTCAAGTCCACATACCGAGGCTGCCGCCCTGTCGCGTTCCATATTTTCCAAGCGCGGAATTGATCTGAGAAGGCCATAATGCGTGAGGCGAGGATGGCTCTGGGGTCTCTCACCAGGTGGATGATCTTCAGGTCCAGACGTGGATCCTCTGTCAAGGTGCGCAGGTCCCCCACCTCAGGGACCCGCACAGTCTTGATGGCTACATTATCCCTTGACAGACATGACATAGAGGCTAGGGTGAGGTTCAGGGCCCCACACTTCTTGGGACACCAGGTTTCATCAGGTGTAGCAGATGCCGTCACATCCCCTCCATCCACGCAAACGGGAGCGGAACAGAGTGCGTGGCTGGAGCTTCGGCGGAAGAAGGAGCTTGTGACGTGGTCCTGGGGGTCCGGACGGATGTAATTCTCCATGAAATGAAGGTCACAGGTGTACAGATTGAGGAGGAGGTCCCTGTATGCTCCCAGTAGGGCCCGGCGGTCCAGGGTGCGACGCAGCCTGCTGCTGGAGTTGGTGAATGCCTGCTGGACGTGGTAGAGAGGCTCAAACACATAGAAGACCCCTGGGTGCTGGTTGAGGAGCTGCCCGGTGAAGGAGGAGCCACTGCGCGTGGTGGCAAACAGAAGGATATGCTTCCGAGGCGAATCGACGGGCGTCCAGCTGTCATCGCACAAGGCTCTCCACCTGGAGTCTAAAAGGAAGAAACAACTGAGACATACTGTACGTTTTACACCTTTAACTCATATTTTGTGATACTGACGTCAGTTGCATCCTGTAGTCTTACAATAAGCTTATTAAAAACTATACATAACACATGACACACACCCTGTTTCCTAGAGCCATGTTATGATAAGTTATTTCAGTTATTCCAGAAGAGTAACGGTTTTCATCATAATTCAGTCCAGGAGAAAGTGAACGACTGAATCAAGCCAATAAAGCTTAAATAATTTAGAGGGTAAACATGCCTGGGTAAGTTGCTTGTCTGCTGGTGGTTATCAAAGGGGCTTATGAAATGGCGGATCTCTAAATATAGTGCAAATAGCTAACGTGTAATTACTGCTGATGAGGAGTTGATTGCAAAGGGGATGTTACTTTCATACACAGGAGCTACAGCTACAGCTGCGCTATGAGTGGGGATTAATGGAGATAAATTGGAGGATAATTGTAAAACGAATCACACATATTTAATTTCTCTATCCTCCCCACTTGTTGGGAATTCCCTCTTTTAATgatctgcttttcttttttcattttccgtCACAGGTTTGATTATGGTTTTTTATTGACTCTCATTGCATGAGGCTTTTTTGGTAACATTTTACTAATCAAGCGTGTGTCTCTGTATTCCCCCCTACTAGTGTAGCAAAACCTAGTTTTGTAACAATACACATACTTTATAGGTAGTTTCTGTTCTTTGTTGCAATACATATGAGCTTATATCCATACACCAACAGCTATACACACACGATTGGCCCTCCTGTAGCGAGGCAGGACAGTATGTGGGACAATTTTGACTGGCTATGGAGGCGTACCTCTGTGGTGTCTGGTCTGGCAGCGGTAGGTTCCGTGACAGGGCCCAGACAGAGAGTCCCTCAGGGTGCGGATAGCTGTGTACTGGACCCCAAGAGACGCACACACAAGCAGCAGCACCGTCTTCCAGGAGCACTCCATCCTGCCCCCCACTCTGGCTCTACATCCTTCACGCTGACGCCGCCAGGGaggcacagagacacacacaatgagatttcattttgatgctttttctcAACTTCATACATGTGCAGCTCCCACTCTTTTACGCCTGCACCCCTCCACTGATGGCCGATGACAAGCTCTTGCTGGAGCAGTTAGGATTGTCTTGCTTAAGGGCACTTAAACAGGAGAAGGTAAAGTGTGTCACATTAAGTCTTTCCTTTAAGAATCCCCTTACCAGTTCAGAATGTGAATGCTTACATATTGTGTAACAGTGTTTTCTAGTGAAGTTGCTGATAGTTTGATGGAAAGATCTACAACACTCTAATGTCtgtagttagcttagcttagcataagtcGGGCTATTTCCAAAGGTGACATAATCATACCTTAAAAGCTcacataataaaatgttttatcatgttGATTAGTGAGCTTAAAAAGTCTTGTTACCTTCAGACAGAGCAAGATAGCTGTTTTCTCCGgtctccagtctttatgctaagctaagctaaactgctgctggttgtagcttcatattagCAATGAGTGAATAAGGGTAttaaccaaaatgtaaaaaagaattcCTTAAGAGcacatatgtttgtgtttctcaaaAAATGAAGAATGGAGAAGAGgtttctcactctttctccaAGCGAAGCAGATAGCACCTTTTAACATTTCTACCACAAGTAGCCTAAATGCTTTGGACAAACAGGTTCAGGATTTGTTTCCTAAAGGTCCCACAGATTtgttcagaaaaacacaacacaaaggtCAGACCTACTACTGCGAAATGTTAGCAGTAATGTCACTATCTACAACAGCTCCACTATTCAAGATAGCCTTCCCTACACACAGTTGCataattgcatttcatttttgctttcCTCTCTTCTGGGTAATTAAGCCTCTAAGCCCAGCAGAGAACTACATACCCAGATAAATATAGCTGTCTTCACATAGACGAGTGGAGAAGTTTCCTTTGTACACTTCCGAGTTCTTTGCCACTGGGCATGAAAGAGCAAAGGGAGATGTGATTTTCCAAatggatttagaaaaaaaaggtgctgcCATCCATTTGTCCCTCCATACCAAACTGATGGTAGGTAATCACACCAGATCCCTCGGCGCAAAGTGCGTTTCCATCACTCACTGAGGCAATCATCATCAAACcacaggtatatatatatataatatatatatatatatatatatatatatgtcatattactgacaaaaataaatatcgCCTTGCTGTTTGCTTCCTCTCACCCTTcttctgtcactctgtctctctccagtcTGCCTCTTGTtcattaatgatgtttatgtGTCCCTGGCAGACTCATATCCTCAGGAATGTATCACACTGAGCTCAGATCGGCTTTTGATGTTCCATTAATCACAAACAGCGCAAAAGCAAAGACATTTACTCTGTGGGTGAGGAGAAAAGAAATCGAGTTGACATCATGAGCCATTCTGTttgaatatgacaaaaaaacagcaatcgCAAAATGAACCCATCAGGAGGAGAAACTTTGTTAGTTGCAGACAGAATGACAGAGTTAGCGATGATGtactgtttgtctctttttccaGAACAACTTAAAGCTGCACGGTGTGCTTGTGCGTTTgttgaaagacagaaaagagggCTGAAAGAGCAGAGCAATAGAAGCATGAATGACTGCAGATAATGAAAAACTTTGACCAAGCTTCTTACCATCTCTGACACTTaagaaaagagggggaaaaaaatctgtcaattTGACAGTCTTGCCATCCATACCCAACATGTACTGCACAGCTGGCTGACCAAGGCACATCAAATGATTCCTCAGCGACAGGTTTTGTTTTCCCTTCTAGTCGTGATCGGGGCTCAGTGCCTCCTCTGCTACATACCCTGCTGCCCTCTTGAGAATTAGGACAGATGCTTCAATGGATTAAAGCAATTTGATTTGCAAGTCCTCCTTTCTCCCTGGCTTATTACTCCTCCCGTACCGAGACTCACACCAGGAATAATAGACACTTTGTCAACAGCTGGAAATGGACTACGAGCTTCAGGTGGTCTCAGGTTTTGTTTCCCCAAAACAATAATAGTGCTTACAGGGGATAAAAGCCTAGGGGACAGGATCAACCAAATATTACACTGCTCTGGCAAGTTTGAGTTGTAAATTCAGCAGCAGTTGCTGCTGCTAAGTTAACATAGCTAGCAGCAAAAGTGTTGGAGGTAATGACATTTGGGCACGGTGCAGGGAAGGCAATTGCCTCGGTGGAAAATAAAGGCAACAAATGAGGTTAGAAGTTAGTGATGAGGATGGGACTGAGGGAGTTGGGATGCAAGTGATTGAGGGATGTGACAGTGCCAAAGATTTTTCTATTAAGGCACCTCTGTGTGTTCACAGATCCTCTGAGTGAGGCAGTTTATTGGCAACGATCAATCCTGGAAAACACAGAGAGTTGAGCAACAGTATAGCAACGCCAAGAGGAGCTTCAAATCTCTAGTTagtcttcctccctctgttctccATCTATCTAccttttccctttctctttctgtctctaaaCCAACaccacatacatacatatacacgcTGAGTGCCACAGGCgcagagcagagctgctgcGGCGTGCAGAGGAGCTATATCTGACCCCGGGCTACAGAGGAGCTCCTGTGATGGGAGAGAAGATGAATCTTGTCCTACATGATTCctccagctcacacacacacacacacacacacacacacacacacacacacacacacacacacacacacacacacacacacacacacacacacacacacacacacagagtaaaggCACTAAACacagcaggaggaagaaaaggcaCAAACAGTGGGCTGTTTgagttttaaatgaaagataACTATGACAATAATAAGAGTAAAGTTAAGTGAggatgaaatgaatgaattgcATAAGAGACATTCAATTTTTGAGCTCACTCTGTAACTCGAGTCTTTTTGGCTGTAACAGTGATGAGGAGCAAACATTTGCATCTggaaatagtaaaaatatatatttcagtgatgtatttaa
This is a stretch of genomic DNA from Anoplopoma fimbria isolate UVic2021 breed Golden Eagle Sablefish chromosome 19, Afim_UVic_2022, whole genome shotgun sequence. It encodes these proteins:
- the si:ch73-62b13.1 gene encoding carbohydrate sulfotransferase 1-like, with protein sequence MECSWKTVLLLVCASLGVQYTAIRTLRDSLSGPCHGTYRCQTRHHRDSRWRALCDDSWTPVDSPRKHILLFATTRSGSSFTGQLLNQHPGVFYVFEPLYHVQQAFTNSSSRLRRTLDRRALLGAYRDLLLNLYTCDLHFMENYIRPDPQDHVTSSFFRRSSSHALCSAPVCVDGGDVTASATPDETWCPKKCGALNLTLASMSCLSRDNVAIKTVRVPEVGDLRTLTEDPRLDLKIIHLVRDPRAILASRIMAFSDQFRAWKIWNATGRQPRYVDLTQITSTCKDMAASAETGLQRPAWLRGRYLLVRYEDLALNPKDKATEIYRFVGLEMEDRVQMWIAKNTNSNMSSPSEWNYRYSTTRDSRATAESWRLRLGFDIVRTVQNLCNDTLALLGYKQVHSAAELRNLSHSLVERRTF